A region of Actinomycetota bacterium DNA encodes the following proteins:
- a CDS encoding abortive infection family protein, translated as MASTRHAISSATRRNVFDYMSMTPVAWAGRLAEPDFIVRVWPTAKSMPSYDPRFKDAIADTYQHRINNYDWEDDWIFTDARFDLMNCDDKTFLAFLAEVVHPVVRPDPEKAEDILAEFNRQLRPDGFVLSPTSQVSGRSVYEGSRLSATHDPHTALNLSARNELEDHRALQDHLAAIARDIANDPAGAITSAKDLVESMYKLILDKRGIAYQPKDDLGTLYKKVATELALDKKSVPSTVKGSEAAQKTLGALNTVVTGLAELRNQIGRGHGRTEASPALERHARLAFNAAVALTEFLYDTLQDRAFASSGAEAT; from the coding sequence ATGGCCAGTACCCGACACGCGATCTCCAGCGCGACGCGACGCAACGTCTTCGACTACATGTCGATGACCCCTGTCGCGTGGGCAGGGCGGCTCGCCGAGCCCGACTTCATCGTGCGCGTGTGGCCGACGGCGAAGTCCATGCCCTCGTACGACCCGCGCTTCAAGGATGCGATCGCCGATACCTACCAGCACCGAATCAACAACTATGACTGGGAGGACGACTGGATCTTCACCGACGCCCGATTCGACCTGATGAACTGCGATGACAAGACGTTCCTGGCCTTTCTCGCGGAGGTCGTCCATCCCGTCGTGAGGCCCGACCCAGAGAAGGCCGAGGACATCCTCGCTGAATTCAACCGCCAGCTCAGGCCCGACGGCTTCGTGCTGAGCCCGACTTCCCAGGTGAGCGGTCGCTCGGTGTACGAGGGCTCTCGGCTCTCCGCGACGCATGACCCGCACACAGCACTGAACCTGTCAGCCCGCAACGAACTTGAGGACCATCGCGCATTGCAAGACCATCTCGCCGCCATCGCCCGCGACATCGCAAACGACCCGGCAGGTGCGATTACCAGCGCGAAGGATCTGGTCGAGTCGATGTACAAGCTGATCCTCGACAAGCGGGGCATCGCCTACCAACCCAAGGACGATCTCGGCACGCTCTACAAGAAGGTTGCGACCGAGCTGGCACTGGACAAGAAGTCCGTGCCGTCGACCGTCAAGGGGAGCGAGGCCGCTCAGAAGACGCTCGGGGCGCTCAATACGGTCGTTACCGGCCTCGCCGAGCTTCGCAACCAGATCGGCCGCGGACACGGCCGGACGGAGGCGAGTCCCGCCCTGGAGCGTCACGCACGCCTGGCCTTCAACGCCGCCGTCGCACTGACCGAGTTCTTATACGACACCCTCCAGGATCGCGCCTTCGCGTCAAGCGGGGCCGAAGCCACCTGA
- a CDS encoding DUF4333 domain-containing protein: MKRNRVVAVAGSALAALLIAGCSSGEPDQAPSSAPAVDVFSAPASDDPPDSGAELMDVDARALATGIAKAAGVPAEKITVDCPETYPNEVGHTFECGLNDGSKDFTVTVTVTDLAGGVEFEITAEGLPD; this comes from the coding sequence ATGAAGCGCAATCGGGTCGTTGCGGTCGCCGGATCGGCGCTGGCGGCGCTGCTCATCGCGGGGTGCTCGTCAGGCGAGCCGGACCAGGCGCCATCGAGCGCGCCAGCAGTGGACGTGTTCTCGGCGCCGGCATCGGATGACCCGCCCGACTCGGGCGCTGAGCTGATGGACGTCGACGCTCGGGCACTCGCCACCGGCATCGCCAAGGCGGCAGGCGTCCCGGCTGAGAAGATCACCGTCGACTGCCCGGAGACCTACCCGAATGAGGTGGGACACACGTTCGAGTGCGGGCTCAACGACGGCAGCAAGGATTTCACGGTGACGGTCACGGTGACAGATCTCGCGGGCGGCGTCGAATTTGAGATCACCGCCGAGGGTCTGCCGGACTAG
- a CDS encoding TraR/DksA C4-type zinc finger protein encodes MAEPPERPVSHGQQQGIDVDAVAQRLREERDEVSARLATMIKSLESLFAASVDSNADDEHDPEGQTIAYERAQLSALIRAARLQMSAIETATARVEKGTYGICDVCLEQIPGARLEARPTAQTCVLHTTTDSR; translated from the coding sequence ATGGCAGAGCCACCTGAACGACCGGTGTCTCATGGGCAGCAACAGGGCATCGACGTCGACGCCGTTGCGCAGCGCCTGCGCGAAGAGCGCGACGAGGTCAGCGCGAGACTTGCGACCATGATCAAGAGCCTTGAGTCTTTGTTCGCTGCGTCGGTGGACTCGAACGCCGATGACGAGCACGATCCCGAAGGTCAGACCATCGCCTACGAGCGGGCCCAACTATCGGCGCTCATCCGCGCGGCTCGCTTGCAAATGTCCGCTATCGAGACGGCCACAGCGCGAGTGGAGAAGGGAACGTACGGAATTTGTGACGTGTGCCTCGAGCAGATCCCGGGCGCTCGCTTGGAGGCTCGGCCTACCGCCCAAACGTGCGTCCTGCACACTACGACCGACAGTCGTTGA